The proteins below come from a single bacterium genomic window:
- a CDS encoding branched-chain amino acid ABC transporter permease: protein MGPGFFSRRIVGLMFFALAILVMPKTLPNDYYLTVLIFAGLNSILAIGLNLLLGYAGQISLGHAAFFGLAAYTSGILTATHGWPFLGAAAAAVFLVGGVAWLIGRPTLKLKGHYLAMGTLGFGIIVYILFNEATAITGGPSGFSGIPKPVMLGWKPVKDLEFYYLIWGIAFLIFLLSQHIMLSRNGRALRAIHTSEAGASALGINVAGYKLFIFVVSALYAAVAGVLYAHYVTFVSPGTFGFPFSVQLVTMVVLGGMASLWGSLAGALFLTTLPEFLRMVENFDIVIYGAILVLCMIFLPGGLAEAIHRIASLFVKVFRRIGLFSKREGAG, encoded by the coding sequence ATGGGCCCGGGTTTTTTCAGCCGGAGGATTGTCGGCCTCATGTTTTTCGCCCTGGCCATTCTCGTCATGCCCAAAACGCTGCCGAACGATTATTACCTGACGGTGCTTATCTTCGCGGGCCTCAACTCCATTCTCGCTATCGGCCTCAATCTCCTTTTGGGCTACGCGGGGCAGATATCGCTCGGCCACGCCGCCTTTTTCGGCCTTGCCGCCTATACCAGCGGAATCCTCACCGCCACCCACGGCTGGCCTTTCCTGGGGGCGGCGGCGGCGGCAGTCTTTCTCGTCGGGGGCGTGGCCTGGCTTATCGGGAGGCCGACCCTGAAGCTGAAGGGCCATTACCTCGCGATGGGAACCCTCGGCTTCGGCATCATCGTCTACATACTCTTCAACGAGGCCACCGCCATAACCGGCGGCCCCTCGGGATTCTCGGGAATACCCAAGCCCGTAATGCTCGGCTGGAAACCGGTAAAAGACCTGGAGTTCTACTACCTCATCTGGGGGATAGCCTTTCTCATCTTCCTCCTTTCGCAGCACATAATGCTTTCGCGAAACGGCAGGGCGCTACGGGCCATCCACACCAGCGAGGCCGGGGCCTCGGCGCTGGGGATAAACGTCGCTGGGTACAAGCTCTTCATCTTCGTGGTCAGCGCCCTTTACGCCGCCGTGGCCGGGGTCCTGTACGCCCATTACGTCACCTTCGTCTCGCCGGGGACCTTCGGCTTCCCCTTTTCGGTGCAGCTCGTGACGATGGTCGTGCTCGGCGGCATGGCGAGCCTCTGGGGTTCGCTGGCGGGGGCGCTCTTTCTCACTACGCTGCCCGAATTTTTGCGCATGGTCGAAAATTTCGACATCGTGATCTACGGAGCGATACTGGTCCTTTGCATGATCTTTTTACCCGGCGGGCTGGCCGAGGCGATACACAGGATTGCCTCCCTGTTCGTGAAGGTCTTCCGGCGCATCGGGCTCTTCTCAAAGCGGGAGGGGGCCGGGTGA
- a CDS encoding branched-chain amino acid ABC transporter permease, translated as MTQGQILQYLISGVTVGSTYGLAGLGFTVIYNTTEIINFAQGEFVMLGGMLAVFAMQWWGLPLPLAVVAAVAIVTAIGVLIDRLTIQPVRHRSPIHLVIITIGISILLRGGAMLLFGKDTFSLPPFTGGSPILFLDAAILPQNLWVVGTAILVLIAMKLFFELTITGKAMLACSYDARAASLMGINVGTMVTLSFAFSAMSGAIAGVILAPITLTSYDVGILLGLKGFAGCILGGLGNPFGAVAGGVLLGVIESLGAGLFSSGYKDAIAFVLLLGLLFVRPSGLFGKKMGERV; from the coding sequence GTGACCCAGGGACAGATTCTTCAATACCTTATTTCCGGTGTGACGGTGGGTTCCACGTACGGCCTGGCCGGGCTGGGATTCACCGTCATTTACAACACCACGGAGATAATCAATTTCGCCCAGGGAGAATTCGTCATGCTGGGCGGAATGCTGGCCGTTTTCGCCATGCAGTGGTGGGGGCTCCCCCTGCCGCTCGCCGTGGTAGCGGCGGTGGCCATAGTGACGGCGATAGGAGTTCTCATCGACAGGCTCACCATACAGCCCGTCCGCCACCGGTCGCCGATACACCTCGTAATCATCACCATAGGAATCTCCATCCTTCTTAGGGGAGGGGCCATGCTCCTCTTCGGGAAGGACACCTTCTCCCTTCCGCCCTTCACCGGCGGCTCGCCGATACTCTTCCTGGACGCGGCCATACTCCCCCAGAACCTCTGGGTGGTGGGGACCGCGATTCTCGTCCTTATCGCGATGAAGCTGTTTTTCGAGCTGACCATCACCGGAAAGGCGATGCTGGCCTGTTCCTACGACGCGAGGGCCGCCTCGCTGATGGGAATAAACGTCGGGACGATGGTGACCCTCTCCTTCGCTTTTTCGGCGATGTCCGGCGCGATAGCGGGCGTCATTCTCGCCCCCATAACCCTCACCTCCTACGACGTGGGGATACTGTTGGGTCTCAAGGGGTTCGCCGGGTGCATCCTCGGCGGCCTCGGCAACCCCTTCGGAGCTGTGGCCGGGGGAGTGCTCCTTGGCGTGATTGAATCGCTCGGCGCGGGGCTCTTCTCCTCAGGTTACAAGGACGCGATAGCCTTCGTCCTCCTCCTCGGACTCCTCTTCGTCCGCCCTTCCGGCCTTTTCGGCAAGAAGATGGGAGAGCGCGTCTAG
- a CDS encoding ABC transporter substrate-binding protein, translating into MKKYFSRYFLAGVCVLAIFAAANAADTIKIGGIFSATGPASFIGEPEKNTAKMVEEAINAAGGINGAKIEFIIYDDETDATKAVTAFDRLVKMDKVAVIVGPSTTGNTLAVVPKAEEAGIPLVSCAAAKKITSPVKKWVFKTAPSDEPAVRKIYKHAQGSGISKLAIITASDGFGAAGREELLSIAKEMGIEIVADEVFGPKDTDMTAQLTKIKGTAAQAIVCWGTNPGPAVVTRNRVQLGIKTPLYMSHGVASKKFIELAGAESAEGVMLPAGRLIVEDQVAGDHPQKKVLSTYKKNYETNFKQEVSTFGGHVRDAVLLIAEAVKISGSTEPAAIRDGLEKVRKVYGTAGEFNLSAPDHNGLTDEAFVMVKITGGDWRMMK; encoded by the coding sequence ATGAAAAAATATTTTTCCCGGTATTTTCTGGCGGGAGTTTGCGTCCTTGCGATTTTTGCCGCCGCCAACGCCGCCGACACGATAAAGATAGGCGGAATTTTCTCGGCCACCGGCCCCGCCTCCTTCATAGGGGAGCCTGAGAAAAACACAGCGAAAATGGTGGAAGAGGCGATCAACGCCGCCGGTGGAATCAACGGCGCGAAGATAGAGTTCATAATCTACGACGACGAGACCGACGCGACAAAGGCGGTGACCGCCTTCGACCGGCTGGTAAAGATGGACAAGGTCGCTGTAATCGTCGGGCCGAGCACCACCGGCAACACCCTCGCCGTGGTTCCCAAGGCCGAGGAGGCGGGGATACCTCTGGTCTCCTGCGCCGCCGCGAAGAAAATCACCTCGCCGGTCAAGAAGTGGGTCTTCAAGACCGCGCCCAGCGACGAGCCCGCCGTGAGGAAGATTTACAAGCACGCGCAGGGTTCCGGCATAAGCAAGCTGGCGATAATCACCGCCTCCGACGGCTTCGGCGCGGCAGGCCGCGAAGAGCTTCTGTCCATCGCCAAAGAGATGGGAATCGAGATCGTCGCCGACGAGGTCTTCGGGCCCAAGGACACCGACATGACCGCCCAGCTCACCAAGATAAAGGGCACCGCCGCGCAGGCGATCGTCTGCTGGGGAACCAACCCCGGCCCGGCGGTCGTCACGAGAAACCGCGTCCAGCTAGGCATTAAGACCCCCCTCTATATGAGCCACGGCGTGGCCTCGAAGAAATTCATAGAACTTGCCGGAGCCGAGAGCGCCGAGGGCGTGATGCTGCCCGCGGGCAGGCTCATCGTCGAGGACCAGGTCGCCGGAGACCATCCCCAGAAAAAGGTTCTCTCGACATATAAAAAGAATTATGAGACTAATTTCAAGCAGGAGGTCTCCACCTTCGGCGGCCACGTCCGGGACGCCGTCCTCCTGATAGCCGAAGCGGTGAAGATTTCCGGTTCCACAGAGCCCGCCGCAATCAGGGACGGTCTCGAAAAGGTCCGGAAGGTCTACGGCACCGCGGGCGAGTTCAATCTCTCCGCCCCGGATCATAACGGCCTTACGGACGAGGCCTTTGTTATGGTAAAAATCACCGGCGGCGACTGGCGGATGATGAAGTAG
- a CDS encoding ABC transporter substrate-binding protein — MTGRLSRIFCAGLGLLAVSATTALAADPIRIGAIFSVTGPASFLGEPEKNTAKMLEEQINKSGGLLGKNVEVIVYDDETDATKAVTAFDRLAKKDQVVAVIGPSTTGSTLAIVPKAEESQIPLFSAAAAKKIVSPVKKWVFKSPQSDDLAVRRIYNHAKGAGITKIAIISASDAFGAAGREELLAIAKTAGLDIVADEVFGPKDTDMTAQLTKIKGTDAQAIICWGTNPGPAVIARNRVQLGISIPLYMSHGVASKKFIELAGAENAEGIMLPAGRLIVEGQVADDHPQKKVISTYKKNYEETFKQDVSTFGGHAYDSLMLVVEAIKLANSTEPAAIRDALEKVKKFYGTAGEFNLSPEDHNGLNEDAFVMVKIVGGNWQMQK, encoded by the coding sequence ATGACAGGAAGGCTTTCAAGAATTTTCTGTGCGGGACTCGGGCTTCTGGCCGTATCGGCTACCACCGCGCTGGCGGCGGACCCCATTCGCATCGGCGCGATCTTTTCCGTCACCGGTCCCGCGTCCTTCCTCGGCGAGCCCGAGAAAAACACCGCGAAGATGCTGGAAGAGCAGATAAACAAGAGCGGCGGACTTCTCGGCAAAAACGTTGAAGTCATCGTTTACGACGACGAGACCGACGCGACAAAGGCCGTCACCGCCTTCGACCGCCTCGCCAAAAAAGATCAGGTTGTCGCGGTTATAGGCCCCAGCACCACCGGCAGCACCCTCGCCATCGTGCCCAAGGCCGAAGAGTCGCAGATACCCCTCTTTTCCGCCGCCGCCGCCAAAAAGATAGTCTCCCCCGTCAAAAAGTGGGTCTTCAAGAGCCCCCAGAGCGACGACCTCGCGGTCAGGCGCATATACAACCACGCCAAGGGCGCGGGCATAACCAAAATCGCCATCATCTCCGCTTCCGACGCTTTCGGAGCCGCCGGACGCGAGGAGCTTCTCGCGATCGCCAAGACGGCCGGGCTCGACATCGTCGCCGACGAGGTTTTCGGGCCCAAAGACACCGACATGACCGCCCAGCTTACGAAGATAAAGGGCACCGACGCGCAGGCGATAATCTGCTGGGGCACCAACCCCGGCCCCGCCGTCATCGCCCGCAACCGCGTACAGCTCGGCATCTCCATTCCCCTCTACATGAGCCACGGCGTGGCCTCGAAGAAGTTCATCGAGCTGGCCGGGGCTGAAAACGCCGAAGGGATAATGCTCCCCGCGGGCAGGCTTATCGTCGAGGGCCAGGTAGCCGACGACCACCCCCAGAAGAAGGTAATCTCCACCTACAAGAAGAATTACGAAGAGACCTTCAAGCAGGATGTCTCGACCTTCGGCGGCCACGCCTACGATTCCCTCATGCTGGTGGTCGAGGCGATAAAGCTCGCCAATTCCACCGAGCCCGCCGCCATCCGCGACGCGCTTGAAAAGGTGAAAAAGTTCTACGGCACCGCTGGAGAATTCAACCTCTCCCCGGAAGATCACAACGGCCTTAACGAAGACGCCTTCGTAATGGTCAAGATCGTGGGCGGCAACTGGCAGATGCAGAAATAA
- a CDS encoding indolepyruvate oxidoreductase subunit beta, with protein MKTTNILLGGVGGQGVLLASKVLSEVALLAGLDIKQSEVHGMSQRGGSVVSHVRIGENVRSPIVPEGECDILVGFEPLEALRYAHNVREEGVIIFATERINPSTVSAGFAKYPEDVVEKLGTYGKRRIAVDAGELAEKAGNKRAANVVLVGALSRLFDAIPEELWKKAVERSVPPKVLALNLKAFELGRSAV; from the coding sequence ATGAAGACAACCAATATCCTGCTCGGCGGCGTCGGAGGACAGGGAGTTCTCCTCGCCAGCAAAGTCCTCTCCGAAGTCGCCCTCCTCGCCGGGCTCGACATAAAGCAGAGCGAGGTTCACGGCATGAGCCAGCGCGGCGGCTCGGTGGTCAGCCACGTCCGCATCGGCGAAAACGTACGCTCGCCCATCGTGCCCGAGGGCGAGTGCGACATCCTCGTCGGTTTCGAGCCGCTGGAGGCCCTGCGCTACGCCCACAACGTCAGGGAGGAGGGCGTGATAATCTTCGCCACCGAGAGGATAAACCCCTCGACGGTCTCGGCGGGCTTCGCGAAATACCCCGAGGACGTAGTGGAGAAGCTGGGAACCTACGGCAAGAGGCGCATAGCCGTTGACGCGGGGGAGCTCGCCGAAAAGGCGGGAAACAAGAGGGCGGCCAACGTCGTGCTTGTCGGAGCGCTTTCACGGCTCTTCGACGCCATACCGGAAGAGCTGTGGAAAAAGGCGGTAGAGCGCAGCGTCCCCCCGAAGGTTCTCGCCCTTAACCTCAAGGCCTTTGAACTGGGAAGAAGCGCCGTTTGA
- the iorA gene encoding indolepyruvate ferredoxin oxidoreductase subunit alpha, producing MKEVLSGNEAIARGAYEAGVTFAAAYPGTPSTEILETISARYPGEIYSQWSPNEKTALECGVGASMAGARTLVSMKHVGVNVAADPLFTAVYTGVKGGLVLISADDPNLHSSQNEQDNRNFAKFAKLPMLEPSDSQEAKDFLKAALDISEAFDTPVLFRTTTRISHSKSVVELGEREEYPSTGEIDRNTRKYVMLPGHARQRHPLIEERLKKIAQLAETSPLNRVEWGDTHIGIISSGITYQYAKEALPGASFLKLGMTWPLPAKLIRDFASKVKKLIVVEELDPFLEEQIRLLGVRVDHGKDLFPILGELEPSCVTALLTGVEPKKKAPAEGLPVRPPVLCPGCSHRGVFAVLKKLKVFVSGDIGCYTLAALPPLESMHTCLCMGASITMAHGISKVIGESEDYKNKVVAVIGDSTFFHSGVTGLIDLIWNRGNAVVAIQDNRITAMTGGQENPGSGHSVSGVESPAIDLEKLVIALGVKPENVRVVSAYDLKALEAVFREELEKPEPSAVITKDPCVLQYRVKGEPMRVLAEKCTGCKRCIGVGCIAVSMMQKGEETFAAIDPNFCTGCTVCAQVCKAEAIIR from the coding sequence ATGAAAGAGGTTCTTTCCGGAAACGAAGCGATAGCGCGAGGCGCGTACGAGGCGGGAGTCACCTTCGCCGCCGCCTACCCCGGCACGCCCTCGACCGAGATACTTGAAACCATTTCCGCCAGGTACCCCGGCGAGATCTATTCCCAGTGGTCGCCGAACGAAAAGACCGCCCTCGAATGCGGGGTGGGCGCTTCGATGGCGGGCGCGCGCACCCTCGTCTCGATGAAGCACGTCGGGGTGAACGTCGCCGCCGACCCGCTCTTCACCGCCGTCTACACCGGCGTAAAAGGCGGCCTCGTGCTGATCAGCGCCGACGACCCGAACCTGCACTCCAGCCAGAACGAGCAGGACAACCGCAACTTCGCCAAATTCGCCAAGCTGCCGATGCTGGAGCCCTCCGATTCGCAGGAGGCCAAGGATTTTCTTAAGGCCGCCTTAGACATCTCGGAGGCTTTCGACACCCCGGTCCTCTTTCGCACCACCACCCGCATCTCGCACTCCAAGTCGGTGGTCGAGCTTGGCGAGCGGGAGGAATATCCCTCTACCGGCGAGATCGACCGCAACACCAGAAAATACGTCATGCTTCCCGGCCACGCGAGGCAGAGGCACCCGCTAATCGAGGAGAGGCTGAAAAAGATCGCCCAGCTCGCCGAGACCTCGCCGCTCAACCGGGTCGAGTGGGGCGATACCCACATCGGCATAATTTCCTCCGGCATTACCTACCAGTACGCGAAGGAAGCCCTTCCGGGGGCGAGTTTCTTAAAACTTGGCATGACCTGGCCCCTCCCCGCGAAACTCATCCGCGATTTCGCCTCCAAGGTAAAGAAGCTTATCGTAGTCGAGGAGCTCGACCCCTTCCTTGAAGAGCAGATACGCCTTCTCGGAGTGAGGGTAGACCACGGCAAGGACCTCTTCCCGATACTGGGCGAGTTGGAGCCCTCCTGCGTGACCGCCCTTCTCACCGGCGTAGAGCCGAAGAAAAAAGCACCCGCCGAGGGGCTTCCCGTGAGGCCGCCGGTGCTCTGTCCCGGCTGCTCCCACCGGGGCGTGTTCGCGGTCCTCAAAAAGCTCAAGGTCTTCGTCTCCGGGGACATCGGGTGCTACACCCTCGCCGCCCTGCCGCCTCTGGAGTCGATGCACACCTGCCTTTGCATGGGCGCCTCGATAACGATGGCCCACGGCATCTCGAAGGTAATCGGAGAGTCCGAAGACTACAAAAACAAGGTGGTCGCGGTCATCGGCGATTCGACCTTCTTCCACTCCGGCGTAACGGGCCTTATCGATCTCATCTGGAACCGGGGCAATGCCGTCGTCGCCATACAGGATAACCGGATAACCGCCATGACCGGCGGGCAGGAGAACCCCGGCTCCGGCCATTCGGTCTCCGGAGTCGAGTCCCCCGCCATCGACCTCGAAAAGCTGGTCATCGCTCTCGGAGTCAAGCCGGAGAACGTCCGCGTGGTGAGCGCCTACGACCTCAAGGCCCTCGAAGCCGTCTTCCGGGAAGAGCTGGAAAAGCCCGAGCCCTCGGCCGTCATCACCAAGGACCCCTGCGTCCTCCAGTACCGCGTCAAGGGCGAGCCGATGAGGGTTCTTGCGGAGAAGTGCACCGGCTGCAAGAGGTGCATAGGCGTCGGCTGCATCGCCGTTTCCATGATGCAAAAGGGGGAAGAAACCTTCGCGGCCATCGACCCGAATTTCTGCACGGGATGCACGGTCTGTGCTCAAGTCTGTAAAGCAGAAGCGATTATTCGTTAA
- a CDS encoding radical SAM protein, with amino-acid sequence MQTLFLCEIFLSIQGESHFAGYPCAFVRLSGCNLECSFCDTRYAFGEGEELPVEEVARRALELKAPYVEVTGGEPLLQPGTPELLRLLVRGGAKVLLETNGSLPLDEVPEEVHVIMDLKTPGSGMADRNLWENLERLKGEDEVKIVLTSEEDYLWALEVIRNRIAGRCRVSLSPVVETLPPALLAEWMVRDRLDARLQLQLHRIIWPERERGV; translated from the coding sequence ATGCAGACACTCTTTTTGTGCGAAATCTTCCTCTCCATACAGGGCGAATCCCACTTTGCCGGGTACCCCTGCGCCTTCGTCCGCCTCTCGGGGTGCAATCTCGAATGCTCTTTTTGCGACACCCGCTACGCCTTCGGGGAAGGGGAGGAGCTTCCCGTCGAAGAGGTGGCCCGAAGGGCGCTCGAACTAAAGGCCCCCTACGTCGAGGTGACGGGAGGAGAGCCCCTCCTACAGCCCGGAACGCCGGAGCTGCTGCGCCTTCTGGTGCGGGGCGGCGCGAAGGTGCTACTCGAAACCAACGGCAGCCTTCCCCTTGACGAGGTGCCGGAGGAGGTCCACGTCATCATGGACCTGAAAACCCCCGGCTCGGGGATGGCGGACAGGAACCTGTGGGAGAACCTCGAAAGGCTCAAGGGAGAGGACGAGGTAAAGATCGTCCTCACCTCGGAGGAGGACTACCTCTGGGCTCTTGAAGTTATCAGAAACCGGATCGCGGGGCGCTGCCGGGTCAGCCTCTCGCCGGTGGTCGAAACCCTGCCCCCCGCGCTCCTCGCCGAATGGATGGTGCGCGACAGGCTCGACGCCCGCCTCCAGTTACAGCTTCACAGAATCATCTGGCCGGAGCGGGAACGCGGGGTTTAA
- a CDS encoding RluA family pseudouridine synthase — protein sequence MAAKTMAKRSEKSSKGDPRLKREIVGPREGGQRLDIYMIGVFDGLSRKQAKKLIDQSKVSVNGKIEIMASHEVVPGERIEVRFDPPEEKRKPPEIKLLYRDEHFLAVDKPSFIPSGVTMDPGRLTAELLAKKAYGAKLKLLHRLDKDTTGVLLFGINDEATRSILEEFRKRMVDKTYFAIVSGKPPEKFDDVRHIKEVPGGRVASVASGGMRTETSFTTLAVANGCALVECRPKTGRMHQIRLQLSARGFPILGDALYGGAPRVRIGEEELEIPRQMLHAYKVAFNHPASGAEMEICSPIPEDFERIAKALFGVVSVLKKKRC from the coding sequence ATGGCGGCAAAAACGATGGCGAAAAGAAGTGAAAAAAGTTCAAAGGGCGATCCGCGCCTCAAAAGAGAGATTGTCGGCCCGAGGGAGGGGGGGCAGCGCCTCGACATCTACATGATCGGCGTTTTTGACGGCCTCAGCAGGAAACAGGCGAAAAAGCTGATCGACCAGTCGAAGGTCTCGGTGAACGGAAAGATCGAGATAATGGCCTCCCACGAGGTCGTCCCCGGCGAGAGGATAGAGGTGCGCTTCGATCCCCCCGAGGAAAAGAGAAAGCCGCCGGAGATAAAGCTTCTCTACCGCGACGAGCACTTTCTGGCCGTAGACAAGCCCTCCTTCATCCCCTCCGGCGTCACAATGGACCCCGGTAGGCTCACGGCGGAGCTTCTCGCAAAGAAGGCTTACGGAGCGAAGCTAAAGCTCCTCCACCGCCTCGACAAGGACACCACCGGCGTTCTCCTCTTCGGGATAAACGACGAGGCGACGAGAAGCATTCTTGAGGAATTCCGCAAGAGGATGGTGGACAAGACCTATTTCGCCATAGTCTCGGGCAAGCCGCCGGAAAAATTCGACGACGTGCGCCACATCAAGGAGGTTCCCGGCGGAAGGGTGGCCTCGGTCGCAAGCGGCGGGATGCGGACGGAGACCTCCTTCACCACCCTCGCCGTGGCCAACGGCTGCGCCCTCGTCGAATGCCGCCCCAAGACCGGCAGGATGCACCAGATACGGTTGCAGCTCTCCGCGAGGGGCTTTCCGATACTGGGCGACGCCCTCTACGGCGGCGCTCCGAGGGTGAGGATAGGCGAGGAGGAGCTTGAGATACCGCGTCAGATGCTCCACGCCTACAAGGTCGCCTTCAACCACCCCGCCAGCGGCGCGGAGATGGAGATATGCTCCCCCATACCCGAGGATTTCGAGAGAATCGCAAAGGCGCTCTTCGGAGTTGTTTCGGTGCTGAAAAAGAAGAGGTGTTAA
- a CDS encoding PilT/PilU family type 4a pilus ATPase, translating into MDKDVFHKILTLAHQSHASDIHFKVGAPILLRVNGQLMEAKSPVLSKDDTVSIAETILEDIYPPVNPKELREWDGSYSLAGVSRFRVNIYKQRNSLALVLRTIPFDIPTVEALGLPPVLKKIAEEERGLVLVTGVTGCGKSSTLAAMINHVNENRKCHILTIEDPIEFMHKNKKASISQREIGLDTADFNIALRAALRQDPDIILVGEMRDTETIDTALRASETGHLVFSTVHTTDAQKTINRLIGVFPAEKQSLVRLRLAENLVATISQRLVPLKEGKGRLPVCEILRMTKTVEECIKDPMKTFHMKDVLEQGHDTYQTQSFDQAVMWLFKDNKISYETAISAATNPSDFERQVMLDTGGVRPE; encoded by the coding sequence ATGGACAAGGACGTCTTTCACAAAATACTCACACTCGCCCACCAGTCGCACGCCAGCGATATTCATTTCAAGGTCGGCGCCCCCATACTCCTTCGCGTCAACGGCCAGCTCATGGAGGCCAAGAGCCCTGTGCTTTCAAAGGACGACACGGTTTCGATAGCCGAGACGATACTCGAAGACATCTACCCGCCGGTAAACCCCAAGGAGCTTCGCGAGTGGGACGGCTCCTACTCTCTGGCGGGGGTGAGCCGCTTTCGAGTAAACATCTACAAGCAGAGAAACTCCCTCGCCCTCGTCCTTCGCACCATCCCCTTCGACATCCCCACCGTGGAAGCGCTCGGGCTGCCGCCGGTCCTTAAAAAGATAGCCGAGGAGGAGCGCGGACTGGTCCTCGTCACCGGCGTCACCGGCTGCGGAAAATCCTCTACCCTCGCTGCGATGATAAACCACGTCAACGAGAACCGCAAATGCCACATCCTCACCATCGAGGATCCGATCGAGTTCATGCACAAAAACAAGAAGGCGTCGATAAGCCAGCGCGAGATAGGCCTCGACACCGCCGATTTCAACATAGCCCTTCGCGCCGCGCTCCGTCAGGACCCGGACATAATCCTCGTCGGCGAGATGCGCGACACCGAGACGATAGACACAGCCCTTCGCGCCTCCGAGACCGGACACCTCGTCTTCTCCACCGTGCATACCACCGACGCCCAGAAGACCATCAACCGCCTCATCGGCGTCTTCCCGGCCGAGAAGCAGTCCCTCGTGCGCCTTCGCCTCGCCGAGAACCTCGTCGCCACGATAAGCCAGCGCCTCGTCCCCCTCAAGGAGGGCAAGGGAAGGCTTCCCGTCTGCGAGATACTCAGGATGACCAAGACCGTGGAGGAGTGCATCAAGGACCCTATGAAGACTTTCCACATGAAGGACGTGCTGGAGCAGGGCCACGACACCTACCAGACCCAGTCCTTCGACCAGGCGGTTATGTGGCTCTTCAAGGACAACAAGATATCCTACGAGACCGCGATCTCCGCCGCCACCAACCCCAGCGACTTCGAGCGCCAGGTCATGCTAGACACCGGCGGGGTAAGGCCGGAGTAA
- a CDS encoding J domain-containing protein, whose product MAMDYYEILGVERSCTADEIKKAYRKQAMKYHPDRNPGDSEAEEAFKKCAEAYEVLSDSQKRQMYDLHGVEGLNQKGMHHGFGDSSDIFSAFGDIFGDIFGQMGFGGGQGRQRRGRDLHHEISVNLKEVIEGGSRKIKVKKPAPCPECHGSGAATPEDVEVCAVCKGRGSVTRVIRQGFATFQTSGPCSECNGHGKKIKKPCEECKGGGMTRIEKVVNVDFPPGIETGQRIRLEGEGEQIPEGMPGDLYISLHEEENDRFDRRGLDLYGPLYIDLLTALKGGQIETEGPEGEPVKIKFEEGVQSGEMRKIKGRGIPMLHRKHARGDLYLHVFVRTPAGLSKTHKKQLEELLATFPKAETEKVASSKGWKDWVKDKIGG is encoded by the coding sequence ATGGCGATGGATTATTACGAGATTCTCGGGGTCGAGCGGAGCTGTACCGCCGACGAGATAAAAAAGGCCTACCGCAAGCAGGCGATGAAGTACCACCCCGACCGCAACCCCGGCGACAGCGAGGCCGAGGAGGCTTTCAAAAAGTGCGCCGAGGCCTACGAGGTCCTCTCCGACAGCCAGAAGCGCCAGATGTACGATCTCCACGGCGTCGAGGGGCTCAACCAGAAGGGGATGCACCACGGTTTCGGCGACTCTTCCGACATCTTCAGCGCCTTCGGCGATATCTTCGGAGACATCTTCGGCCAGATGGGTTTCGGCGGCGGGCAGGGAAGGCAGCGGCGCGGCAGGGACCTCCACCACGAGATTTCCGTCAATTTAAAAGAGGTCATAGAGGGCGGCTCGCGCAAGATTAAGGTAAAAAAGCCCGCCCCCTGCCCCGAGTGCCACGGCAGCGGCGCGGCGACCCCGGAAGACGTGGAGGTGTGCGCCGTCTGCAAAGGCAGGGGGTCGGTCACCCGCGTCATTCGTCAGGGTTTCGCAACCTTCCAGACCTCCGGCCCCTGCTCCGAATGCAACGGCCACGGCAAAAAGATAAAAAAACCCTGCGAGGAGTGCAAGGGCGGGGGAATGACGAGGATAGAGAAGGTGGTGAACGTCGATTTCCCTCCCGGCATCGAGACGGGGCAGAGAATCCGCCTCGAAGGCGAAGGCGAGCAGATACCAGAGGGAATGCCGGGCGATCTCTACATCTCGCTCCACGAAGAGGAGAACGACCGCTTCGACAGGCGCGGACTCGACCTCTACGGCCCCCTCTACATAGATCTTTTAACCGCCCTTAAGGGCGGGCAGATTGAGACCGAAGGGCCCGAGGGCGAACCGGTGAAGATAAAGTTTGAAGAGGGCGTCCAGTCGGGCGAGATGCGGAAGATAAAGGGGCGCGGAATCCCCATGCTCCACCGCAAGCACGCTAGGGGCGACCTCTACCTCCACGTCTTCGTCCGCACCCCCGCGGGGCTCTCAAAGACCCACAAAAAGCAGCTCGAAGAGCTTCTCGCCACCTTCCCCAAAGCCGAAACCGAAAAAGTCGCCTCCTCCAAAGGCTGGAAAGACTGGGTAAAGGACAAGATCGGAGGGTAG